A stretch of the Panthera uncia isolate 11264 chromosome D1, Puncia_PCG_1.0, whole genome shotgun sequence genome encodes the following:
- the LOC125911805 gene encoding RNA-binding protein 4 isoform X2, producing MVKLFIGNLPREATEQEIRSLFEQYGKVLECDIIKNYGFVHIEDKTAAEDAIRNLHHYKLHGVNINVEASKNKSKTSTKLHVGNISPTCTNKELRAKFEEYGPVIECDIVKDYAFVHMERAEDAVEAIRGLDNTEFQGGMCVG from the exons ATGGTGAAGCTGTTTATCGGTAACCTGCCCCGGGAGGCCACAGAGCAGGAGATCCGCTCACTCTTCGAGCAGTATGGGAAGGTGCTGGAATGTGACATCATTAAGAACTACGGCTTTGTGCACATAGAGGACAAGACGGCGGCCGAGGATGCCATACGCAACCTGCACCACTACAAGCTGCATGGGGTGAACATCAATGTGGAAGCCAGCAAGAATAAGAGCAAAACCTCCACCAAGTTGCATGTGGGCAACATCAGTCCCACCTGTACCAACAAAGAGCTTCGGGCCAAGTTTGAGGAGTATGGTCCAGTCATCGAATGTGACATCGTGAAAGATTATGCCTTCGTGCACATGGAGCGGGCAGAGGATGCAGTGGAGGCCATCAGGGGCCTTGACAACACAGAGTTTCAAG gtgggatgtgtgtgggCTGA
- the LOC125911805 gene encoding RNA-binding protein 4 isoform X1, translating into MVKLFIGNLPREATEQEIRSLFEQYGKVLECDIIKNYGFVHIEDKTAAEDAIRNLHHYKLHGVNINVEASKNKSKTSTKLHVGNISPTCTNKELRAKFEEYGPVIECDIVKDYAFVHMERAEDAVEAIRGLDNTEFQGKRMHVQLSTSRLRTAPGMGDQSGCYRCGKEGHWSKECPIDRSGRVADFTEQYNEQYGAVRTPYTMSYGDSLYYNNAYGALDAYYKRCRAARSYEAVAAAAASAYNYAEQTLSQLPQVQNTAMASHLTSTSLDPYDRHLLPTSGAAAATAAAAAAAAAAVTAASTSYYGRDRSPLRRATAPVPTVGEGYGYGHESELSQASAAARNSLYDMARYEREQYADRARYSAF; encoded by the exons ATGGTGAAGCTGTTTATCGGTAACCTGCCCCGGGAGGCCACAGAGCAGGAGATCCGCTCACTCTTCGAGCAGTATGGGAAGGTGCTGGAATGTGACATCATTAAGAACTACGGCTTTGTGCACATAGAGGACAAGACGGCGGCCGAGGATGCCATACGCAACCTGCACCACTACAAGCTGCATGGGGTGAACATCAATGTGGAAGCCAGCAAGAATAAGAGCAAAACCTCCACCAAGTTGCATGTGGGCAACATCAGTCCCACCTGTACCAACAAAGAGCTTCGGGCCAAGTTTGAGGAGTATGGTCCAGTCATCGAATGTGACATCGTGAAAGATTATGCCTTCGTGCACATGGAGCGGGCAGAGGATGCAGTGGAGGCCATCAGGGGCCTTGACAACACAGAGTTTCAAG GCAAACGAATGCACGTGCAGTTGTCCACCAGCCGGCTTAGGACTGCGCCCGGGATGGGAGACCAGAGCGGCTGCTATCGGTGCGGGAAAGAGGGGCACTGGTCCAAAGAGTGTCCGATAGATCGTTCTGGCCGAGTGGCAGACTTTACCGAGCAATATAATGAGCAATATGGAGCAGTGCGTACACCTTACACCATGAGCTATGGGGATTCATTGTATTACAACAACGCGTACGGAGCGCTCGATGCCTACTACAAGCGCTGCCGTGCTGCCCGGTCCTATGAGGCAGTGGCAGCTGCAGCTGCCTCTGCCTATAATTACGCAGAGCAGACCCTGTCCCAGCTGCCACAAGTCCAGAACACAGCCATGGCCAGTCACCTCACCTCCACCTCTCTCGATCCCTACGATAGACACCTGTTGCCGACCTCAGGAGCTGCTGCTGCtacagctgctgctgctgcagcagCCGCTGCTGCTGTTACTGCAGCTTCCACTTCATATTACGGGCGGGATCGGAGCCCCCTGCGTCGCGCTACAGCCCCAGTCCCCACTGTTGGAGAGGGCTACGGTTACGGGCATGAGAGTGAGTTGTCCCAAGCTTCGGCGGCCGCGCGGAATTCCTTGTACGACATGGCCCGGTATGAGCGGGAGCAGTATGCGGATCGGGCGCGGTATTCAGCTTTTTAA
- the RBM14 gene encoding RNA-binding protein 14 isoform X4, whose protein sequence is MKIFVGNVDGADTTPEELAALFAPYGTVMSCAVMKQFAFVHMRENAGALRAIEALHGHELRPGRALVVEMSRPRPLNTWKIFVGNVSAACTSQELRSLFERRGRVIECDVVKGNWRWW, encoded by the exons ATGAAGATATTCGTGGGAAACGTCGATGGGGCAGATACAACGCCAGAGGAGCTAGCAGCCCTCTTCGCGCCCTACGGCACGGTCATGAGCTGCGCCGTCATGAAACAGTTCGCCTTCGTGCACATGCGCGAGAATGCAGGCGCGCTGCGCGCCATCGAGGCCCTGCACGGCCACGAGCTGCGGCCTGGGCGCGCGCTCGTGGTGGAGATGTCGCGCCCACGGCCTCTTAACACTTGGAAGATTTTCGTGGGCAATGTGTCGGCTGCGTGCACGAGCCAGGAATTGCGCAGCCTCTTCGAGCGCCGCGGACGCGTCATCGAGTGTGACGTGGTGAAAG GTAATTGGCGTTGGTGGTAA
- the RBM14 gene encoding RNA-binding protein 14 isoform X1: MKIFVGNVDGADTTPEELAALFAPYGTVMSCAVMKQFAFVHMRENAGALRAIEALHGHELRPGRALVVEMSRPRPLNTWKIFVGNVSAACTSQELRSLFERRGRVIECDVVKDYAFVHMEKEADAKAAIAQLNGKEVKGKRINVELSTKGQKKGPGLAIQSGDKTKKPGAGDTAFPGTGGFSATFDYQQAFGNSTGGFDGQARQPTPPFFGRDRSPLRRSPPRASYVAPLTAQPATYRAQPSVSLGAAYRAQPSASLGVGYRTQPMTAQAASYRAQPSVSLGAPYRGQLASPSSQSAAASSLGPYGGAQPSASALSSYGGQPAAASSLNSYGAQGSSLASYGNQPSSYGAQAASSYGVRAAASSYNTQGAASSLGSYGAQAASYGAQSAASSLAYGAQAASYNAQPSASYNAQSAPYAAQQAASYSSQPAAYVAQPATAAAYASQPAAYAAQATTPMAGSYGAQPVVQTQLNSYGAQASMGLSGSYGAQSAAAATGSYGAAAAYGAQPSATLAAPYRAQSSASLAASYAAQQHPQAAASYRGQPGNAYDGAGQPSAAYLSMSQGAVANANSTPPPYERTRLSPPRASYDDPYKKAVAMSKRYGSDRRLAELSDYRRLSESQLSFRRSPTKSSLDYRRLPDAHSDYARYSGSYNDYLRAAQMHSGYQRRM, translated from the exons ATGAAGATATTCGTGGGAAACGTCGATGGGGCAGATACAACGCCAGAGGAGCTAGCAGCCCTCTTCGCGCCCTACGGCACGGTCATGAGCTGCGCCGTCATGAAACAGTTCGCCTTCGTGCACATGCGCGAGAATGCAGGCGCGCTGCGCGCCATCGAGGCCCTGCACGGCCACGAGCTGCGGCCTGGGCGCGCGCTCGTGGTGGAGATGTCGCGCCCACGGCCTCTTAACACTTGGAAGATTTTCGTGGGCAATGTGTCGGCTGCGTGCACGAGCCAGGAATTGCGCAGCCTCTTCGAGCGCCGCGGACGCGTCATCGAGTGTGACGTGGTGAAAG ACTACGCGTTTGTTCACATGGAGAAGGAAGCAGATGCCAAAGCCGCCATCGCGCAGCTCAACGGCAAAGAAGTGAAGGGCAAGCGCATCAACGTGGAACTCTCAACCAAGGGTCAGAAGAAGGGGCCCGGCCTGGCTATCCAGTCTGGGGACAAGACCAAGAAACCAGGGGCTGGGGATACGGCATTCCCTGGAACTGGTGGCTTCTCTGCCACCTTCGACTACCAGCAGGCTTTTGGCAACAGCACTGGTGGCTTTGATGGGCAAGCCCGTCAGCCCACACCACCCTTCTTTGGTCGCGACCGCAGCCCCCTGCGCCGTTCACCTCCCCGAGCCTCCTATGTGGCTCCTCTGACGGCCCAGCCAGCCACCTACCGGGCCCAGCCCTCAGTGTCGTTGGGAGCTGCCTACAGGGCCCAGCCTTCTGCCTCTTTGGGTGTCGGCTATCGGACTCAGCCCATGACAGCCCAGGCAGCCTCTTACCGCGCTCAGCCCTCTGTCTCCCTTGGGGCCCCATACAGGGGCCAGCTGGCTAGTCCTAGCTCCCAGTCTGCTGCAGCTTCCTCGCTTGGCCCATATGGTGGAGCTCAGCCCTCGGCCTCAGCCCTCTCCTCCTATGGGGGTCAGCCAGCTGCGGCTTCCTCGCTCAACTCCTATGGGGCTCAGGGTTCCTCCCTTGCCTCCTATGGTAACCAGCCATCCTCTTATGGCGCGCAGGCTGCCTCCTCCTATGGGGTTCGTGCGGCTGCCTCCTCTTACAACACCCAGGGAGCAGCTTCCTCCCTAGGCTCCTATGGGGCCCAGGCAGCCTCCTATGGAGCCCAGTCTGCAGCCTCCTCACTTGCTTATGGGGCCCAGGCAGCTTCTTACAATGCCCAGCCCTCGGCCTCTTACAATGCCCAGTCTGCCCCGTATGCTGCACAGCAGGCTGCTTCCTACTCTTCCCAGCCGGCTGCCTATGTGGCACAGCCAGCTACAGCTGCTGCCTATGCCAGCCAACCAGCTGCCTATGCTGCACAAGCCACTACCCCAATGGCTGGCTCCTATGGGGCCCAGCCGGTTGTTCAGACCCAGCTGAATAGTTATGGGGCTCAAGCATCGATGGGCCTGTCAGGCTCCTATGGGGCTCAATCAGCTGCTGCGGCCACTGGCTCCTATGGTGCTGCAGCTGCCTATGGGGCCCAGCCTTCTGCCACCCTGGCAGCTCCGTACCGCGCTCAGTCGTCAGCCTCATTGGCTGCTTCCTATGCTGCCCAGCAGCATCCCCAGGCTGCTGCCTCCTACCGTGGCCAGCCGGGCAATGCCTACGATGGGGCAGGTCAGCCGTCTGCAGCCTACCTGTCCATGTCCCAGGGGGCCGTTGCCAACGCCAACAGCACCCCGCCGCCCTATGAGCGTACCCGTCTCTCCCCACCCCGGGCCAGCTACGACGATCCCTACAAAAAGGCTGTCGCCATGTCGAAAAG GTATGGTTCCGACCGGCGTTTAGCCGAGCTCTCTGATTACCGCCGTTTATCAGAGTCGCAGCTTTCGTTCCGCCGCTCGCCGACAAAGTCCTCGCTGGATTACCGTCGCCTGCCCGATGCCCATTCCGATTACGCACGCTATTCGGGCTCCTATAATGATTACCTGCGGGCAGCTCAGATGCACTCTGGCTACCAGCGCCGCATGTAG
- the RBM14 gene encoding RNA-binding protein 14 isoform X2 — translation MEKEADAKAAIAQLNGKEVKGKRINVELSTKGQKKGPGLAIQSGDKTKKPGAGDTAFPGTGGFSATFDYQQAFGNSTGGFDGQARQPTPPFFGRDRSPLRRSPPRASYVAPLTAQPATYRAQPSVSLGAAYRAQPSASLGVGYRTQPMTAQAASYRAQPSVSLGAPYRGQLASPSSQSAAASSLGPYGGAQPSASALSSYGGQPAAASSLNSYGAQGSSLASYGNQPSSYGAQAASSYGVRAAASSYNTQGAASSLGSYGAQAASYGAQSAASSLAYGAQAASYNAQPSASYNAQSAPYAAQQAASYSSQPAAYVAQPATAAAYASQPAAYAAQATTPMAGSYGAQPVVQTQLNSYGAQASMGLSGSYGAQSAAAATGSYGAAAAYGAQPSATLAAPYRAQSSASLAASYAAQQHPQAAASYRGQPGNAYDGAGQPSAAYLSMSQGAVANANSTPPPYERTRLSPPRASYDDPYKKAVAMSKRYGSDRRLAELSDYRRLSESQLSFRRSPTKSSLDYRRLPDAHSDYARYSGSYNDYLRAAQMHSGYQRRM, via the exons ATGGAGAAGGAAGCAGATGCCAAAGCCGCCATCGCGCAGCTCAACGGCAAAGAAGTGAAGGGCAAGCGCATCAACGTGGAACTCTCAACCAAGGGTCAGAAGAAGGGGCCCGGCCTGGCTATCCAGTCTGGGGACAAGACCAAGAAACCAGGGGCTGGGGATACGGCATTCCCTGGAACTGGTGGCTTCTCTGCCACCTTCGACTACCAGCAGGCTTTTGGCAACAGCACTGGTGGCTTTGATGGGCAAGCCCGTCAGCCCACACCACCCTTCTTTGGTCGCGACCGCAGCCCCCTGCGCCGTTCACCTCCCCGAGCCTCCTATGTGGCTCCTCTGACGGCCCAGCCAGCCACCTACCGGGCCCAGCCCTCAGTGTCGTTGGGAGCTGCCTACAGGGCCCAGCCTTCTGCCTCTTTGGGTGTCGGCTATCGGACTCAGCCCATGACAGCCCAGGCAGCCTCTTACCGCGCTCAGCCCTCTGTCTCCCTTGGGGCCCCATACAGGGGCCAGCTGGCTAGTCCTAGCTCCCAGTCTGCTGCAGCTTCCTCGCTTGGCCCATATGGTGGAGCTCAGCCCTCGGCCTCAGCCCTCTCCTCCTATGGGGGTCAGCCAGCTGCGGCTTCCTCGCTCAACTCCTATGGGGCTCAGGGTTCCTCCCTTGCCTCCTATGGTAACCAGCCATCCTCTTATGGCGCGCAGGCTGCCTCCTCCTATGGGGTTCGTGCGGCTGCCTCCTCTTACAACACCCAGGGAGCAGCTTCCTCCCTAGGCTCCTATGGGGCCCAGGCAGCCTCCTATGGAGCCCAGTCTGCAGCCTCCTCACTTGCTTATGGGGCCCAGGCAGCTTCTTACAATGCCCAGCCCTCGGCCTCTTACAATGCCCAGTCTGCCCCGTATGCTGCACAGCAGGCTGCTTCCTACTCTTCCCAGCCGGCTGCCTATGTGGCACAGCCAGCTACAGCTGCTGCCTATGCCAGCCAACCAGCTGCCTATGCTGCACAAGCCACTACCCCAATGGCTGGCTCCTATGGGGCCCAGCCGGTTGTTCAGACCCAGCTGAATAGTTATGGGGCTCAAGCATCGATGGGCCTGTCAGGCTCCTATGGGGCTCAATCAGCTGCTGCGGCCACTGGCTCCTATGGTGCTGCAGCTGCCTATGGGGCCCAGCCTTCTGCCACCCTGGCAGCTCCGTACCGCGCTCAGTCGTCAGCCTCATTGGCTGCTTCCTATGCTGCCCAGCAGCATCCCCAGGCTGCTGCCTCCTACCGTGGCCAGCCGGGCAATGCCTACGATGGGGCAGGTCAGCCGTCTGCAGCCTACCTGTCCATGTCCCAGGGGGCCGTTGCCAACGCCAACAGCACCCCGCCGCCCTATGAGCGTACCCGTCTCTCCCCACCCCGGGCCAGCTACGACGATCCCTACAAAAAGGCTGTCGCCATGTCGAAAAG GTATGGTTCCGACCGGCGTTTAGCCGAGCTCTCTGATTACCGCCGTTTATCAGAGTCGCAGCTTTCGTTCCGCCGCTCGCCGACAAAGTCCTCGCTGGATTACCGTCGCCTGCCCGATGCCCATTCCGATTACGCACGCTATTCGGGCTCCTATAATGATTACCTGCGGGCAGCTCAGATGCACTCTGGCTACCAGCGCCGCATGTAG
- the RBM14 gene encoding RNA-binding protein 14 isoform X3 — translation MKIFVGNVDGADTTPEELAALFAPYGTVMSCAVMKQFAFVHMRENAGALRAIEALHGHELRPGRALVVEMSRPRPLNTWKIFVGNVSAACTSQELRSLFERRGRVIECDVVKDYAFVHMEKEADAKAAIAQLNGKEVKGKRINVELSTKGMVPTGV, via the exons ATGAAGATATTCGTGGGAAACGTCGATGGGGCAGATACAACGCCAGAGGAGCTAGCAGCCCTCTTCGCGCCCTACGGCACGGTCATGAGCTGCGCCGTCATGAAACAGTTCGCCTTCGTGCACATGCGCGAGAATGCAGGCGCGCTGCGCGCCATCGAGGCCCTGCACGGCCACGAGCTGCGGCCTGGGCGCGCGCTCGTGGTGGAGATGTCGCGCCCACGGCCTCTTAACACTTGGAAGATTTTCGTGGGCAATGTGTCGGCTGCGTGCACGAGCCAGGAATTGCGCAGCCTCTTCGAGCGCCGCGGACGCGTCATCGAGTGTGACGTGGTGAAAG ACTACGCGTTTGTTCACATGGAGAAGGAAGCAGATGCCAAAGCCGCCATCGCGCAGCTCAACGGCAAAGAAGTGAAGGGCAAGCGCATCAACGTGGAACTCTCAACCAAGG GTATGGTTCCGACCGGCGTTTAG